The Mycolicibacterium flavescens genomic interval AACGAGGTCAGCAACGAACGAACCTGGAAGCCGAGTTCGTTGAGGGTCGCGACCACCATGTCGGCGATTGTGGCCTCGGGTCGCCTGCGGGCCAACCGGACCCGATGGGCCAGGTCCGCACCGATCTGCAGAGCACGTTGTTCGCGCTCCCGCACCGTTCCGCCCAGGTGGGTGGCGAACAGCGAGACGATGTCGGCGTAGTCGAACCGGGGGGCCGGCTCGTACGTGAGCCGCGGTCGCCCCGCTCGACCGGCCTTGGTCGCATTGCCCCGCCGGATGAAGCCCTGTTCCTCCAGCGTCGTCAGGTGGAAGCGGGCCGTGGTGATGTGGATCTGCAGCGCGTCGGCGACTTGTTGGGCGTCGACCGGGTTCGCGGCGTTCTTCAGCAGGCTCAGCACTTTCTGGCGCTGTTGGCCTGCCGCCCGTTCCGGCTGCGCATCGAGGTCGTGGCGCGACACTGGCATGGTTCGAGTCTGTCACGACGTCGGCACGACACCGACCACCGCAACCGCGGTCAGTGCGCGCCGATAGCGGTGGAACGTCTTACGCATACCGATGACCCGCTTGCGTGCCGCGGGCCTGGCGATCAGGTTGCCGACGATCCGCAGCGCACCGGTGAACCCCTCGTCGGCCAGAACCCGCGCCGGATTGAGCAGCGCCATCTTCGCGTGGTCGACGGTCACCACCTCGAAGCCGGCCTCGGTCAGCAGCGCCACCCATTCCGACGTCGTCAGCGGCCGCGCGTTGACCTTGATCGCGCGCGCCATGTCGCGGCGGATCACGTCCTTGGTGTCCTGCGGGAGGTCATCGGGCTGCAGACCCAGTTCGTGGATCGCGTAGCGGCCGCCCGGCCTCAGCACCCGGAAAGCCTCGGCGACGATCGCACGCTTGTCGCGGTCGCCCTGCATCGTCAGCATCGCCTCGCCGATCACCACATCGGCGCTGCCCGAAGGCAATCCGGTCTCGGCGGCGTTGGCCACCACGACCTTGCCGTCGACAGGGGCGACAACCGCGCGCACCGTCTCACTGGTGGCGGCGGTGTCGTCGACCCCGACGTAGGAGCGCGGCTGTTGGGCGACGATGTCGGTGGCGGTGCGGCCCAGACCTGGACCGAGTTCGACGACGTCGGCGCCGCCGATCTTGGCGGCCGCGAGCAGCCGGCTGGTCAGCTCGAGTCCGCCCGGCCTCAGCACCCGCTTGCCCAGCCGGGCCAGCAGCCAGTGGCCCGGCAGGTCCGCATCGGACCGCTGCGCGAGCGGAAGAGATTCTTTGCCTGTCATCTTCGGATTGTCCTTCCAACGGCGGCGATCCCGAAGATCGCCGTGAAAACTGAGCATGCGTAGAGCAGAGCGCCGGTCTGGCCCCACGGCGGTGTGAGTACGGTGTCCTGCCCGGTGGCGTACACCGCGTTCAACAGGGGCATGAAACGCTGGAGCGTCGCTCCGCTGGGCAGATAACCGGCCGCGGTTTCGGCCACGAACGCCCACAGCAGGATGCCGCCCACCGCGGCGAGCGGCGAGCGGGTGAGGGCCCCGACTCCCACACCCGCCCCCGCCGCGAACAGCGCCAGCACCGGCACCGTCCACAACAGTCGCAGCCCGACATCGTCGGTCAGCGACACCGGTCCGTAAACGATCGGCGCGACCGCAGGCAGGCCCGCGAGCACCACGACGAGAGTCGCGATGGCCACCAGCGCGCCCAGAGCACCGTAGAACACCCACCGGCCGAGCAACACCGGCCAGGCCCGCGGAATAGCGAGGCGTACGTGTTCGCCTGCGCCGTAGCGGCTTTCAGCGGCCTGACCGTCGGCTCCCGCAACGGCCACCAGCGCGACGGTGATCGTGATGACCCAGTAGGCCGCGTTCGAGGTCGTCACCTGCAGCACCGAGATCTGGCCGGGGATCCGCGCGAACGACTCCGCGACGAGCGCGATGCCGAACGTGATCACCACCGGGAGGATCACCGCCGCGGGCGCCACCACCGTCCACAGCCGGCTGCGCCCGCCGGTGCGGATAATCTCGGCACGCGCGCTGCGCGCCACCGCGACGGTGCTCACGCGTACTCCAGCAGGGTTTCCTCGAGCCATTCCCGGGCGTCGGCACCGGTGGGCGTCAACTGCGCCAGCTGGCCGGCGGCCTGCATGCGGCCGCGACTGAGCACTGCGACGTGGTCGGCGGTCAGCGCCACTTCGCCAAGCAGGTGGGTGGCGACGACGACCGTGCGGCCCTGTTCGGCGAGCCGGCGAAGCAGTGACCGGAACCAGACGATGCCGGGAACGTCGAGACCGTTGAGGGGTTCGTCGAACAGCAGCGTCTGCGGGTCGGCGAGCAAGGTGGCCGCGATGGCCACGCGCTGACGCATGCCCAGTGATAGCCGGTCGATGCGCATCGACCGATGGTCGTGTAGTTCGGTCTCGCGGACGATCTTGTCGAGGCGTGCGCCGTCGATGCCCGAAAGTGCTGCAAGCCAGGACAAGTGGCGTTGCACGGTGTGGCGGGGGTTCATGGAGGTCGGGCCCAGGTGGAATCCCAGCAGGCGTTGGTCGTGGCCGGTGCGTTGTCCGCACACCGAGATCGTTCCGCTGTCGGGGCGGATCAGCCCGGCCAGCAACCGCAGCAGCGTGGTCTTGCCAGCGCCGTTGAGACCGAGCAGCGCGGTGACGGAGCCGGCGGGAAAGGTGACGGTGACGTCGTCGACGGCGTGGTGGCGCCCGAACGACTTGGTCAACCCAACGACTTCGATCACGCGGACATCATTCGAAATTGCAGGGAATCGGAAGGCCGAGGGTCTTGATGCCGTTGCACAGCGACTTGCTCGCCAGCTTCCACTGACCGTCGATCCGGCGCCATTCGGCTTCCACGCGCACGGTCGGCGCCCCCTGCCTACTGGCGTTGATCATCGCGGTGTGGCGATCGCCGTCGTGGGTCTCGGGACCGGTCACCGCGCTCGAACCGCGCGGCGGGCGGAAGAATCCGATCCGGTAGACCATCTTCGGCACCACCACTGCCCGCTCGCCGCCTTCGAGCTGAGCGGCCTTGACCGCGTCCGGGGCGGGAGTGCCGACCAGCAGCCGGATCTGCGCGTCGAGTTCGGCAAGGGTCGGGACATCGGAGGTGATCGCGAACTCATGCGCGGGAGCGGGCTGGGCATGCGCCGCTGGAGCAAACGTGGCGGCGGCGATCATCGTCGCCGCGAGAACGCACAAGCGCTTGAGCATCAACCGGACTCCTATTTAGAGGAAATCTTTTCGGTTAATGTAAACGCCAGTGTCAGCTGAGGCAAGCCTTACCTTTTACGCCGGGCGTACGGGTACTTCCATTCATCCTTTTATGTTCGGAACCGCGCGCTCGGCGACGACACGCCCCCTATTCCCCTAACCGCAATGCACCGCTGGCCCTCAGAGGCGGTCGAAAGGCTGCGGCAGGCACCCCGTTTCGCCACAAACGCCTGGGCAGCAGGCTCTACGCCATGACCATCACACGACTTCTGGCGACCGCGGTGACGGCAGTCGGCGTCGCCCTCGGACTGGCCGCAACCGCTGGCGCCGTTCCCGTCAGCGACGACTTCTGGGAGTGCGCGGCGGACCACCAGGACACCGACGGTCTCGGCGTGTGCTGCGTGTTCTACGGCGGCGACTACGACGAGAGAACCGGCGAATGCTGGATAGACCACGAAGCGAAGCCAGAGGAGGCCCAGACCGGCCCCGGCGTTCCGCCGAAGCACCGGGTGCTGACGCGGGTGGACCGCCTGCCCACTCTTGCCTTGGGCTGAAGCGCTCGCCGAGTGTCGGATTAGTGCACGGCTGATCCGCACACTGCGTGTCTCAAACCGACACTCGGCGTGGCGGTCCTACAACATGCAGCTGACGCAGCCCTCCACCTCAGTGCCTTCCAAGGCCATCTGGCGCAACCGGATGTAGTACAGCGTCTTGATGCCCTTGCGCCAGGCGTAGATCTGCGCCTTGTTCACATCGCGCGTGGTGGCCGTGTCCTTGAAGAACAGTGTCAGGCTCAAACCCTGGTCCACATGTTGGGTGGCCGCGGCGTAGGTGTCGATGACCTTCTCGTACCCGATCTCGTACGCGTCCTGGAAGTACTCCAGGTTGTCGTTGGTCATGTAAGGCGCCGGGTAGTAGACGCGGCCGATCTTGCCTTCCTTGCGGATCTCGACCTTGCTGGCGATCGGGTGGATCGAGCTGGTCGAGTGGTTGATGTAGCTGATCGACCCCGTCGGCGGCACGGCCTGCAGGTTCTGGTTGTAGATGCCGTGCTGCTGCACCGACTCCTTCAGCCGATTCCAGTCCTCCTGGTCGGGGATCCGGATGCCGGCATCGGCGAAGAGCTGACCAACCTTGTCGGTCTTGGGCTCCCACACCTGCTCGGTGTACTTGTCGAAGAACTCCCCCGACTTGTACTTCGACTTCTCGAAGCCCTTGAACGCGCTACCCCGTTCGATCGCAATGCGATTCGACGCCCGCAGCGCGTGATACAGCACCGTGTAGAAGTAGATGTTGGTGAAGTCCACACCCTCTTCGGAACCGTAGAAGATCCGCTCGCGGGCCAGGTACCCGTGCAGGTTCATCTGGCCGAGACCGATCGCGTGAGAGTCGTTGTTGCCCTGCTCGATCGACGGCACCGAGGTGATGTGCGTCTGATCGCTCACCGCGGTCAGCGCACGGATGGCCACCTCGATGGTCTGCGCGAAGTCCGGCGAGTCCATCGCCTTGGCGATGTTCAGCGAACCCAGGTTGCACGAGATGTCCTTGCCGATCTTCTTGTAGGACAAGTCCTCGTTGAACTCCGACGGAGTCGACACCTGCAGGATCTCCGAGCACAGGTTCGAGTGGGTGATCTTGCCGTCGATCGGGTTCGACCGGTTCACCGTGTCCTCGAACATGATGTACGGGTAGCCCGACTCGAACTGCAGCTCGGCCAGCGTCTGGAAAAACTCGCGCGCCTTGATCTTCGTCTTGCGGATGCGGCTGTCATCGACCATCTCGTAGTACTTCTCGGTGACCGAGATGTCGGCGAACGGCAAACCGTAGACCCGCTCGACGTCATACGGCGAGAACAGGTACATGTCCTCGTTCTTCTTGGCCAGCTCGAACGTGATGTCGGGGATCACCACGCCCAGGCTCAGCGTCTTGATCCGGATCTTCTCGTCGGCGTTCTCGCGCTTGGTGTCGAGGAACCGGTAGATATCGGGATGGTGGGCGTGCAGGTACACCGCACCGGCGCCCTGGCGCGCACCGAGCTGATTGGCGTAGGAGAACGAGTCCTCGAGCAGCTTCATGATCGGGATGACACCCGAGCTTTGGTTCTCGATGTTCTTGATCGGTGCGCCGTGTTCCCGAATGTTGGTCAGCAGCAACGCGACTCCGCCGCCGCGCTTGGACAGCTGCAGCGCCGAGTTGATGGAGCGTCCGATCGACTCCATGTTGTCCTCGATGCGAAGGAGGAAACAGCTGACCGGCTCACCGCGCTGCTTCTTGCCCGAGTTGAGGAACGTCGGCGTAGCCGGCTGAAAGCGGCCGTCGATGATCTCGTCGACGAGCTTCTCGGCCAGCGTGGTGTCCCCGGCCGCCAGGGTGAGCGCCACCATGACCACGCGGTCCTCGAAGCGCTCGAGGTACCGCTTTCCGTCGAAGGTCTTCAGCGTGTAGGAGGTGTAGTACTTGAACGCACCGAGGAACGTCGGGAACCGAAACTTCTTGGCGTACGCCCGATCCAGCAGCGTCTTGACGAAGTTACGCGAGTACTGGTCGAGGATTTCGCGCTCGTAGTACTCCTTCTGGATCAGGTAGTCGAGCTTCTCGTCCTGGTTGTGGAAGAAGACCGTGTTCTGGTTGACATGCTGCAGAAAGTACTCACGCGCGGCCAGCACATCCTTGTCGAACTGAATCTTGCCGTCGGCGTCGTACAGATTCAGCATCGCGTTGAGCGCGTGGTAGTCCGTCTCGCCGGGCAGCGTTGCCGGCGCGGACGTTACAGGCTCTGCAGCTGTGACGGTTGGTGACACGTCTGGTCCTTCCAAAAATCTTCCAAACCCGAACGGACGGCGGCGACGTCGTCCGGGGTTCCCATCAGTTCGAAGCGGTACAGGTACGGAACGCCGCACTTGCGGGACACGACATTGCCTGCGTAGGCGAACTCGGCACCGAAGTTGTTGTTGCCCGCGGCGATGACGCCGCGGATCAACGACCGGTTGCGTTCATTGTTGAGGAATGCGATGACCTGCTTGGGCACATAGCCACCGTCGTTGATGTCCGGCGTGGCCCGCCCGCCGCCGTAGGTGGGCAGGACCAACACGTAGGGCTCGTCGACCTCGATGCGCCCGTGCAGCGGAATGCGGATCGCGGGCAGGTCCAGCTTCTGGACGAAGCGGTGGGTGTTCTCCGAGACGCTGGAGAAGTACACGAGGTTGCTCATTACGCGCCCCCCTTTCTGCCCGTCGAGTACCCGTCGGCCGGCTGAGCCGCCTAAGCCGTTGCCGCGACCGCCCCGAGCGCCTTGATGCGGTCGGGCCGGAAGCCCGACCAGTGCTCGTTGCCGGCCACGACGACCGGGGCCTGCAGGTAACCCAGCGCCATCACGTAGTCGCGGGCTTCGCTGTCGAGGCTGATGTCGACGGTCTCGTAGGCGATGCCCTGCTTGTCCAACGCCTTGTAGGTGGCGTTGCACTGCACGCATGCGGGCTTCGTGTACACGGTGATCGAGTGCTGAGTCATCTGCGGTTCGGCTCCTCTACAACTGGCCCTGCACGCTGGCTGGCAACTGGTCGGACACTTCTTGTTGCCGAGATTCATGGAATTTCAGCAACCCGCAGACCCGGAAAATTCCTGCCGTCCGAGGCCACCGCCGCCGTGTCTGGAAATTCCAGACAACCCGGGTCGGGGGCTCCGGCCGGCCCTCGGAGAAGCTTGGGAATCGTGGGGCCTGTCGGTGCTTCGAAACACTACACCTAGTGTCCGACATTGCGAAGGAATACCAGATGTTCTGAATAACAATTCTGGAATTCCCAGGTCGTAAGCTCCGTGAGGCGGCGCGCCTCGGCGTGTCGCACGTCACACCGAGGGCGTGTCGCGCCCGCCGCGCTCGATGCGGCCAGCGATGCGCCAGATATAGCAGCCGGTACCGACAACCGGGCCGGACATCGAATCGCGCCAGCAAAGCCGCCGCGGGCTTCTCAGACCGGGCTCAACGGGCCTGTCCGCGCCAAACGGTCAGCCGATTCCGGCGGCCAGTTTCCCGATGACGTCGCGCAGGTTCGCCGCCACCTCGGCGTTCTCCCGCGGATGCCTTCCGTCGAACGCCTTGCTCGGCACCGACAGCCTGAGATCCTCGACGACCCGCGGTCCGGCGATGGCGAAGCTCTTACGGGTTTCGTCGTGCGCCCACTGGCCGCCGTACCGCCCGAGGGCCGCACCGACGACCGCGAGCGGCTTGTCCTTGAGCGCGCTGTTGCCGTACGGCCGCGACAACCAGTCGATCGCGTTCTTGAGCACGCCCGGGATGCTGCCGTTGTACTCGGGGGTCACGACCAACGCGGCGTCGGCATCGGCGGCAGCTTGGC includes:
- the azr gene encoding putative flavoprotein, whose product is MADTAKVNVLVLLGSLRAASINRQLVELALETAPDGVGLDFFDRLGELPFYNEDIDNDTERGGAADPVAALRQAAADADAALVVTPEYNGSIPGVLKNAIDWLSRPYGNSALKDKPLAVVGAALGRYGGQWAHDETRKSFAIAGPRVVEDLRLSVPSKAFDGRHPRENAEVAANLRDVIGKLAAGIG
- a CDS encoding methylase involved in ubiquinone/menaquinone biosynthesis, which produces MTGKESLPLAQRSDADLPGHWLLARLGKRVLRPGGLELTSRLLAAAKIGGADVVELGPGLGRTATDIVAQQPRSYVGVDDTAATSETVRAVVAPVDGKVVVANAAETGLPSGSADVVIGEAMLTMQGDRDKRAIVAEAFRVLRPGGRYAIHELGLQPDDLPQDTKDVIRRDMARAIKVNARPLTTSEWVALLTEAGFEVVTVDHAKMALLNPARVLADEGFTGALRIVGNLIARPAARKRVIGMRKTFHRYRRALTAVAVVGVVPTS
- the nrdE gene encoding ribonucleotide-diphosphate reductase subunit alpha, with product MSPTVTAAEPVTSAPATLPGETDYHALNAMLNLYDADGKIQFDKDVLAAREYFLQHVNQNTVFFHNQDEKLDYLIQKEYYEREILDQYSRNFVKTLLDRAYAKKFRFPTFLGAFKYYTSYTLKTFDGKRYLERFEDRVVMVALTLAAGDTTLAEKLVDEIIDGRFQPATPTFLNSGKKQRGEPVSCFLLRIEDNMESIGRSINSALQLSKRGGGVALLLTNIREHGAPIKNIENQSSGVIPIMKLLEDSFSYANQLGARQGAGAVYLHAHHPDIYRFLDTKRENADEKIRIKTLSLGVVIPDITFELAKKNEDMYLFSPYDVERVYGLPFADISVTEKYYEMVDDSRIRKTKIKAREFFQTLAELQFESGYPYIMFEDTVNRSNPIDGKITHSNLCSEILQVSTPSEFNEDLSYKKIGKDISCNLGSLNIAKAMDSPDFAQTIEVAIRALTAVSDQTHITSVPSIEQGNNDSHAIGLGQMNLHGYLARERIFYGSEEGVDFTNIYFYTVLYHALRASNRIAIERGSAFKGFEKSKYKSGEFFDKYTEQVWEPKTDKVGQLFADAGIRIPDQEDWNRLKESVQQHGIYNQNLQAVPPTGSISYINHSTSSIHPIASKVEIRKEGKIGRVYYPAPYMTNDNLEYFQDAYEIGYEKVIDTYAAATQHVDQGLSLTLFFKDTATTRDVNKAQIYAWRKGIKTLYYIRLRQMALEGTEVEGCVSCML
- a CDS encoding ABC-2 family transporter protein translates to MSTVAVARSARAEIIRTGGRSRLWTVVAPAAVILPVVITFGIALVAESFARIPGQISVLQVTTSNAAYWVITITVALVAVAGADGQAAESRYGAGEHVRLAIPRAWPVLLGRWVFYGALGALVAIATLVVVLAGLPAVAPIVYGPVSLTDDVGLRLLWTVPVLALFAAGAGVGVGALTRSPLAAVGGILLWAFVAETAAGYLPSGATLQRFMPLLNAVYATGQDTVLTPPWGQTGALLYACSVFTAIFGIAAVGRTIRR
- the artM_3 gene encoding multidrug ABC transporter ATPase yields the protein MIEVVGLTKSFGRHHAVDDVTVTFPAGSVTALLGLNGAGKTTLLRLLAGLIRPDSGTISVCGQRTGHDQRLLGFHLGPTSMNPRHTVQRHLSWLAALSGIDGARLDKIVRETELHDHRSMRIDRLSLGMRQRVAIAATLLADPQTLLFDEPLNGLDVPGIVWFRSLLRRLAEQGRTVVVATHLLGEVALTADHVAVLSRGRMQAAGQLAQLTPTGADAREWLEETLLEYA
- the nrdH_2 gene encoding ribonucleoside-diphosphate reductase class Ib glutaredoxin subunit; amino-acid sequence: MTQHSITVYTKPACVQCNATYKALDKQGIAYETVDISLDSEARDYVMALGYLQAPVVVAGNEHWSGFRPDRIKALGAVAATA
- a CDS encoding putative transcriptional regulator is translated as MPVSRHDLDAQPERAAGQQRQKVLSLLKNAANPVDAQQVADALQIHITTARFHLTTLEEQGFIRRGNATKAGRAGRPRLTYEPAPRFDYADIVSLFATHLGGTVREREQRALQIGADLAHRVRLARRRPEATIADMVVATLNELGFQVRSLLTSFGEVTVQICTCPLAEVAASAPEVVRGIQQGLIQEVINLNADAVGARYQASVTPDPHGGSCEVSLVLRPER
- the nrdI gene encoding ribonucleoside-diphosphate reductase 2, operon protein nrdI — translated: MSNLVYFSSVSENTHRFVQKLDLPAIRIPLHGRIEVDEPYVLVLPTYGGGRATPDINDGGYVPKQVIAFLNNERNRSLIRGVIAAGNNNFGAEFAYAGNVVSRKCGVPYLYRFELMGTPDDVAAVRSGLEDFWKDQTCHQPSQLQSL